One genomic region from Nocardia vinacea encodes:
- a CDS encoding zeta toxin family protein has protein sequence MTAAAELPPQWERVLRYEAAVDIVTSLMAQCTAVEWLAERADEVVVRQNMRSLRRAYLAELSELDPRNTTAVARVIRGYGTTLAGKVEAPRLHLPSWNEPAACRLDRAAHAAVFRDRIAPETLSTPHPRERPMAVILTGPPGSGKTTALRCRYHSWDDAAPVLIDPGIYPAFHPRSWDLVRADDARAGAAVEADALEWAAMAVDYTIGHRNDVLLAVGEQTPRRRGRLRRQFPECRLPSGERGIGGP, from the coding sequence ATGACCGCAGCAGCCGAGCTGCCCCCGCAGTGGGAGCGTGTGCTGCGCTACGAGGCCGCGGTCGACATCGTCACGAGCTTGATGGCGCAGTGCACCGCAGTCGAGTGGCTGGCCGAGCGCGCCGACGAGGTTGTCGTGCGACAGAATATGCGTTCTTTGCGCCGGGCATATCTCGCCGAGCTGTCCGAGCTCGACCCTCGGAACACCACGGCCGTGGCCAGGGTAATTCGCGGCTATGGCACAACACTGGCGGGGAAGGTCGAAGCACCACGGCTGCACCTGCCTTCCTGGAACGAACCAGCCGCCTGTCGACTCGACCGCGCGGCGCACGCGGCGGTATTCCGGGATCGGATCGCGCCGGAGACCCTCAGCACGCCACACCCTCGCGAGCGACCGATGGCGGTGATCCTCACCGGCCCACCCGGATCCGGAAAGACCACCGCGCTCCGCTGCCGGTATCACAGCTGGGACGATGCCGCCCCGGTGCTGATCGATCCCGGTATCTACCCCGCATTTCACCCGCGCAGCTGGGATCTCGTCCGCGCCGACGATGCGCGCGCCGGCGCTGCCGTCGAGGCAGATGCGCTGGAGTGGGCCGCCATGGCGGTCGACTACACGATTGGCCACCGCAATGATGTGCTGCTCGCAGTCGGGGAGCAGACGCCCAGGCGACGCGGACGCCTACGCCGCCAGTTTCCGGAATGCCGGCTACCGAGTGGAGAGAGAGGCATTGGCGGTCCCTGA
- a CDS encoding zeta toxin family protein: MPPGSEVAAALRQVLYRLEAAFGSAGASLSGTGHRFADAVRDASRAYQLSDQQMRRIFDERIVPEQLGGASGSVRRPELVVVTGQPASGKSTAIREIADSFHDRNAVILIADNYMPYHPWFHELRARDDFTAGDHIYPIAEKWLDMAIEYVIALRRNAILEEGVGDLTRATGIIRRFDHNDYGSRTEAVAVRQEQSQLSNLTRFLEERMRPGTGRYVPSRRRTRVSPAPPIWFVCSNLPDHWYR, encoded by the coding sequence ATGCCGCCGGGTTCGGAAGTCGCTGCCGCGCTGCGCCAAGTGCTCTACCGCCTCGAGGCGGCGTTCGGCAGCGCCGGTGCGAGCCTCAGCGGTACCGGACACCGGTTCGCGGATGCGGTGCGTGATGCTAGCCGCGCCTACCAGCTGTCCGATCAACAGATGCGTCGTATCTTCGACGAGAGGATCGTTCCGGAGCAGCTCGGTGGCGCATCGGGATCTGTCCGACGACCCGAGCTCGTTGTCGTTACCGGGCAACCCGCGTCCGGGAAGTCGACGGCCATCCGTGAGATCGCCGATTCCTTCCATGACCGCAACGCGGTCATTCTGATCGCCGACAACTACATGCCGTACCACCCGTGGTTTCACGAACTGCGGGCCCGCGACGACTTCACCGCCGGTGACCATATCTACCCGATTGCGGAAAAGTGGCTCGATATGGCCATCGAGTACGTGATCGCCCTCCGCCGCAATGCCATTCTCGAAGAGGGAGTGGGCGATCTCACCCGCGCCACCGGCATCATCCGCCGCTTCGACCACAATGACTACGGATCGCGAACCGAGGCGGTCGCCGTACGCCAAGAGCAGAGCCAGCTATCCAATCTCACCCGCTTTCTGGAGGAGCGCATGCGGCCCGGCACCGGTCGATACGTCCCCTCGAGGCGCAGAACGCGTGTTTCACCGGCTCCGCCGATCTGGTTCGTCTGTTCGAATCTCCCGGATCACTGGTATCGATGA